The following are encoded in a window of Kitasatospora sp. NBC_01250 genomic DNA:
- a CDS encoding DUF3618 domain-containing protein gives MGKGKTKDAVRDDAGRSTAEIEANIARTRTQLADTLDELAMRVHPTTVAAQVRAKALAAVEQRAGRLYVGASRAVEQVKAQFVDEKGQPRKERIVPAVLVGGGVLLLVASARKRKSD, from the coding sequence GTGGGCAAGGGGAAGACGAAGGACGCGGTGCGGGACGACGCCGGGCGGAGCACCGCCGAGATCGAGGCGAACATCGCCCGCACCCGCACGCAGCTGGCGGACACGCTGGACGAGCTGGCGATGCGGGTGCACCCGACCACGGTCGCCGCCCAGGTGCGGGCGAAGGCGCTGGCCGCGGTGGAGCAGCGGGCCGGGCGGCTCTACGTCGGCGCCAGCCGGGCCGTGGAGCAGGTGAAGGCGCAGTTCGTGGACGAGAAGGGCCAGCCGCGCAAGGAGCGGATCGTGCCGGCGGTGCTGGTCGGCGGCGGTGTGCTGCTGCTGGTCGCCTCGGCGCGCAAGCGCAAGAGCGACTGA
- the bcp gene encoding thioredoxin-dependent thiol peroxidase, protein MTERLQAGDTAPAFSLPDADGKQVSLADHLGRKVIVYFYPAALTPGCTTQACDFTDNLEVFAGAGYDVIGISPDKPEKLGKFRETENLKVTLLSDADKSVLAAYAAYGEKSLYGKTVVGVIRSTVIVDEQGKVERALYNVKATGHVAKLLRDLKVEA, encoded by the coding sequence GTGACTGAGCGTCTCCAGGCCGGGGACACCGCCCCCGCCTTCTCCCTGCCCGACGCCGACGGCAAGCAGGTGTCCCTCGCGGACCACCTCGGCCGCAAGGTGATCGTCTACTTCTACCCCGCCGCCCTGACCCCCGGCTGCACCACCCAGGCCTGCGACTTCACCGACAACCTGGAGGTCTTCGCCGGCGCCGGGTACGACGTCATCGGCATCTCGCCGGACAAGCCGGAGAAGCTCGGCAAGTTCCGTGAGACCGAGAACCTCAAGGTCACCCTGCTCTCCGACGCCGACAAGTCCGTCCTTGCGGCCTACGCGGCCTACGGCGAGAAGTCCCTCTACGGCAAGACGGTGGTCGGCGTGATCCGCTCCACCGTGATCGTCGACGAGCAGGGCAAGGTCGAGCGGGCCCTCTACAACGTCAAGGCCACCGGCCACGTCGCCAAGCTCCTGCGCGACCTCAAGGTCGAGGCCTGA